A window from Megalobrama amblycephala isolate DHTTF-2021 linkage group LG21, ASM1881202v1, whole genome shotgun sequence encodes these proteins:
- the raf1b gene encoding RAF proto-oncogene serine/threonine-protein kinase isoform X1: MEHFQGAWKSVSHGFGCKDSVFEDSCMSPTILKNFPYRRLSDDGRIIDSKTSSTIRVYLPNKQRTVVNVRPGMTLRNCLIKALKVRGLQPECCAVFKLLREPTSSHSNKKRMDWSTDCTTLVGEEMLVEVLDHVPLTTHNFVRKTFLKLAFCDICQKFLLHGFRCQTCGYKFHEHCSTKVPTMCVDWSNIRQLLLFPTPGENGTPSLPPLSSRRMQNSKFSFSPYHRYSTPNALNYITPMPSAGVSLSHKVLSTSTPNVHMVSTTQPVDEAAYQEALGRDESGSPQNLSPTEWPKTPAPAQREKAPSTNAQEKRIRPREKRDSNYYWEIKTTEVILLSRIGSGSFGTVFKGKWHGDVAVKILKVTDPTPEQLQAFRNEVAVLRKTRHVNIVLFMGYMTKENLAIVTQWCEGSSLYKHLHVQETDFQMFQLIDIARQTAQGMDYLHAKNIIHRDMKSNNIFLHEGLTVKIGDFGLATVKARWSGSHRVEQPSGSVLWMAPEVIRMQDNNPYSFQSDVYSYGIVLYELMTGELPYSMVANRDQIIFMVGRGYLTPDLSKLYKSCPKAMKRLVADCIQKSKDDRPLFPQILSSIELLQHSLPKINRSASEPSLHRASHTEDINVCTLALSSAFK; this comes from the exons ATGGAGCATTTTCAAGGGGCCTGGAAAAGCGTCAGTCATGGGTTTGGATGCAAAGACTCGGTGTTTGAAGATTCCTGCATGTCTCCCACCATTCTCAAGAACTTCCCGTACCGGAGACTGTCAGATGATGGGAGAATCATAGACTCTAAAACTAGCAGCACAATCCGCGTCTACCTACCCAACAAACAGCGGACTGTG GTGAATGTGCGACCGGGTATGACGCTGCGCAACTGCCTCATCAAAGCCCTGAAAGTCCGTGGACTTCAGCCCGAATGCTGTGCCGTTTTCAAGCTTCTTCGAGAACCTACCagttcccacag TAATAAGAAGCGTATGGATTGGAGCACTGATTGTACCACACTGGTGGGAGAGGAGATGCTGGTCGAAGTCTTAGATCACGTCCCGCTGACCACGCACAATTTT GTACGAAAGACATTTTTGAAGTTGGCCTTTTGTGACATATGTCAGAAGTTTCTTTTACATGGCTTCAGATGTCAGACGTGTGGCTACAAATTTCATGAGCACTGCAGCACCAAAGTGCCCACCATGTGTGTGGACTGGAGCAACATTCGACAGCTTCT GCTGTTCCCGACTCCCGGAGAGAACGGCACTCCGTCACTCCCGCCCCTCTCGTCCCGTCGGATGCAAAACTCTAAATTCTCCTTCAG TCCCTATCACAGATACTCCACACCGAATGCATTAAACTACATCACTCCCATGCCGTCCGCTGGCGTCTCTCTCAGTCATAAAGTGTTGTCCACATCCACGCCCAATGTCCACATGGTGAGCACCACACAGCCGGTCGACGAGGCTGCTTATCAG GAAGCCTTAGGGCGTGATGAATCAG GAAGCCCTCAAAATCTGAGCCCAACCGAGTGGCCCAAAACCCCGGCTCCGGCTCAGCGGGAGAAAGCGCCTTCAACCAACGCTCAGGAAAAAAGAATC CGTCCACGAGAGAAGAGAGATTCCAACTACTACTGGGAGATCAAGACCACCGAGGTgattctgctctccaggatcgGCTCAGGCTCGTTCGGCACCGTCTTCAAAGGGAAGTGGCACG GTGATGTTGCTGTAAAGATTTTAAAGGTGACGGATCCCACACCAGAGCAATTGCAGGCCTTTCGCAATGAAGTGGCTGTTCTCAG gAAAACCAGGCACGTcaatattgttttgtttatggGATACATGACCAAGGAAAACCTGGCCATTGTGACGCAGTGGTGTGAAGGAAGTAGCCTCTACAAACATCTGCACGTGCAAGAGACGGACTTCCAGATGTTTCAGCTGATCGACATTGCCAGACAGACGGCTCAGGGCATGGA TTACCTACATGCAAAGAATATCATCCATCGAGACATGAAGTCAAACA ATATCTTCCTGCATGAAGGATTGACGGTGAAGATCGGTGATTTCGGTCTGGCCACAGTCAAAGCGCGCTGGAGCGGCTCTCATCGGGTGGAGCAGCCGTCGGGATCCGTCCTCTGGATG GCTCCCGAGGTCATCCGGATGCAGGACAACAACCCGTACAGTTTTCAGTCGGATGTGTACTCGTACGGTATCGTCCTGTATGAGCTGATGACAGGAGAACTGCCTTATTCTATGGTTGCAAATAGAGATCAG ATCATCTTTATGGTGGGTAGAGGTTATCTGACCCCTGACCTCAGTAAACTGTATAAGAGCTGTCCTAAAGCTATGAAGAGACTCGTCGCTGACTGCATCCAGAAGTCCAAAGACGACAGACCGCTGTTTCCACAG ATCCTGTCCTCGATCGAGCTGCTCCAGCACTCGCTCCCCAAAATCAACCGCAGCGCGTCCGAGCCGTCGCTCCACAGAGCCTCGCACACCGAGGACATCAACGTCTGCACTCTCGCGCTTTCATCCGCCTTCAAGTGA
- the raf1b gene encoding RAF proto-oncogene serine/threonine-protein kinase isoform X2 has product MEHFQGAWKSVSHGFGCKDSVFEDSCMSPTILKNFPYRRLSDDGRIIDSKTSSTIRVYLPNKQRTVVNVRPGMTLRNCLIKALKVRGLQPECCAVFKLLREPTSSHSNKKRMDWSTDCTTLVGEEMLVEVLDHVPLTTHNFVRKTFLKLAFCDICQKFLLHGFRCQTCGYKFHEHCSTKVPTMCVDWSNIRQLLPYHRYSTPNALNYITPMPSAGVSLSHKVLSTSTPNVHMVSTTQPVDEAAYQEALGRDESGSPQNLSPTEWPKTPAPAQREKAPSTNAQEKRIRPREKRDSNYYWEIKTTEVILLSRIGSGSFGTVFKGKWHGDVAVKILKVTDPTPEQLQAFRNEVAVLRKTRHVNIVLFMGYMTKENLAIVTQWCEGSSLYKHLHVQETDFQMFQLIDIARQTAQGMDYLHAKNIIHRDMKSNNIFLHEGLTVKIGDFGLATVKARWSGSHRVEQPSGSVLWMAPEVIRMQDNNPYSFQSDVYSYGIVLYELMTGELPYSMVANRDQIIFMVGRGYLTPDLSKLYKSCPKAMKRLVADCIQKSKDDRPLFPQILSSIELLQHSLPKINRSASEPSLHRASHTEDINVCTLALSSAFK; this is encoded by the exons ATGGAGCATTTTCAAGGGGCCTGGAAAAGCGTCAGTCATGGGTTTGGATGCAAAGACTCGGTGTTTGAAGATTCCTGCATGTCTCCCACCATTCTCAAGAACTTCCCGTACCGGAGACTGTCAGATGATGGGAGAATCATAGACTCTAAAACTAGCAGCACAATCCGCGTCTACCTACCCAACAAACAGCGGACTGTG GTGAATGTGCGACCGGGTATGACGCTGCGCAACTGCCTCATCAAAGCCCTGAAAGTCCGTGGACTTCAGCCCGAATGCTGTGCCGTTTTCAAGCTTCTTCGAGAACCTACCagttcccacag TAATAAGAAGCGTATGGATTGGAGCACTGATTGTACCACACTGGTGGGAGAGGAGATGCTGGTCGAAGTCTTAGATCACGTCCCGCTGACCACGCACAATTTT GTACGAAAGACATTTTTGAAGTTGGCCTTTTGTGACATATGTCAGAAGTTTCTTTTACATGGCTTCAGATGTCAGACGTGTGGCTACAAATTTCATGAGCACTGCAGCACCAAAGTGCCCACCATGTGTGTGGACTGGAGCAACATTCGACAGCTTCT TCCCTATCACAGATACTCCACACCGAATGCATTAAACTACATCACTCCCATGCCGTCCGCTGGCGTCTCTCTCAGTCATAAAGTGTTGTCCACATCCACGCCCAATGTCCACATGGTGAGCACCACACAGCCGGTCGACGAGGCTGCTTATCAG GAAGCCTTAGGGCGTGATGAATCAG GAAGCCCTCAAAATCTGAGCCCAACCGAGTGGCCCAAAACCCCGGCTCCGGCTCAGCGGGAGAAAGCGCCTTCAACCAACGCTCAGGAAAAAAGAATC CGTCCACGAGAGAAGAGAGATTCCAACTACTACTGGGAGATCAAGACCACCGAGGTgattctgctctccaggatcgGCTCAGGCTCGTTCGGCACCGTCTTCAAAGGGAAGTGGCACG GTGATGTTGCTGTAAAGATTTTAAAGGTGACGGATCCCACACCAGAGCAATTGCAGGCCTTTCGCAATGAAGTGGCTGTTCTCAG gAAAACCAGGCACGTcaatattgttttgtttatggGATACATGACCAAGGAAAACCTGGCCATTGTGACGCAGTGGTGTGAAGGAAGTAGCCTCTACAAACATCTGCACGTGCAAGAGACGGACTTCCAGATGTTTCAGCTGATCGACATTGCCAGACAGACGGCTCAGGGCATGGA TTACCTACATGCAAAGAATATCATCCATCGAGACATGAAGTCAAACA ATATCTTCCTGCATGAAGGATTGACGGTGAAGATCGGTGATTTCGGTCTGGCCACAGTCAAAGCGCGCTGGAGCGGCTCTCATCGGGTGGAGCAGCCGTCGGGATCCGTCCTCTGGATG GCTCCCGAGGTCATCCGGATGCAGGACAACAACCCGTACAGTTTTCAGTCGGATGTGTACTCGTACGGTATCGTCCTGTATGAGCTGATGACAGGAGAACTGCCTTATTCTATGGTTGCAAATAGAGATCAG ATCATCTTTATGGTGGGTAGAGGTTATCTGACCCCTGACCTCAGTAAACTGTATAAGAGCTGTCCTAAAGCTATGAAGAGACTCGTCGCTGACTGCATCCAGAAGTCCAAAGACGACAGACCGCTGTTTCCACAG ATCCTGTCCTCGATCGAGCTGCTCCAGCACTCGCTCCCCAAAATCAACCGCAGCGCGTCCGAGCCGTCGCTCCACAGAGCCTCGCACACCGAGGACATCAACGTCTGCACTCTCGCGCTTTCATCCGCCTTCAAGTGA
- the cnbpb gene encoding CCHC-type zinc finger, nucleic acid binding protein b isoform X2 produces MSSNECFGCGRTGHWIKNCPNAGRGRGKGRGRGKDLFCYRCGEPGHVARDCERTEDACYNCGRGGHISRDCKEPKKEREQVCYNCGKAGHMARDCDHANEQKCYSCGGFGHIQKGCEKVKCYRCGEIGHVAVQCSKASEVNCYNCGKSGHVAKECTIEATA; encoded by the exons ATGAGCAGCAACGAGTGTTTTGGTTGCGGCCGCACTGGCCACTGGATCAAGAACTGTCCAAATGCTGGACGTGGACGTGGCAAGGGCCGTGGCAGGGGGAAAG ATCTTTTCTGCTATCGCTGCGGAGAACCGGGCCACGTTGCGCGGGACTGTGAGAGGACTGAGGATG CGTGCTACAACTGTGGCCGAGGCGGTCACATCTCCAGGGACTGCAAGGAGCCCAAGAAGGAGCGGGAGCAGGTCTGCTACAACTGCGGTAAAGCCGGTCACATGGCCCGCGACTGCGACCACGCCAACGAGCAGAAGTGCTACTCCTGCGGCGGCTTCGGACACATCCAGAAGGGCTGCGAGAAAGTCAAGTGCTACAG GTGCGGCGAGATCGGACACGTCGCCGTCCAGTGCAGCAAGGCCAGCGAAGTCAACTGCTACAACTGCGGAAAGTCCGGCCACGTGGCGAAAGAATGCACCATCGAGGCCACCGCTTAA
- the cnbpb gene encoding CCHC-type zinc finger, nucleic acid binding protein b isoform X1 — protein MRGPCAERGGRGSRTRPRACRAQTACGAAQRGGTENKQQRVTSPSRREQSEAMSSNECFGCGRTGHWIKNCPNAGRGRGKGRGRGKDLFCYRCGEPGHVARDCERTEDACYNCGRGGHISRDCKEPKKEREQVCYNCGKAGHMARDCDHANEQKCYSCGGFGHIQKGCEKVKCYRCGEIGHVAVQCSKASEVNCYNCGKSGHVAKECTIEATA, from the exons ATGCGCGGGCCGTGTGCAGAGCGCGGTGGGCGGGGCAGCAGGACTCGGCCGCGAGCGTGTCGTGCGCAAACCGCGTGTGGCGCAGCGCAGAGAGGAGGAACCGAAAATAAACAGCAACGAGTCACGTCGCCGAG TCGTAGGGAGCAGTCAGAGGCTATGAGCAGCAACGAGTGTTTTGGTTGCGGCCGCACTGGCCACTGGATCAAGAACTGTCCAAATGCTGGACGTGGACGTGGCAAGGGCCGTGGCAGGGGGAAAG ATCTTTTCTGCTATCGCTGCGGAGAACCGGGCCACGTTGCGCGGGACTGTGAGAGGACTGAGGATG CGTGCTACAACTGTGGCCGAGGCGGTCACATCTCCAGGGACTGCAAGGAGCCCAAGAAGGAGCGGGAGCAGGTCTGCTACAACTGCGGTAAAGCCGGTCACATGGCCCGCGACTGCGACCACGCCAACGAGCAGAAGTGCTACTCCTGCGGCGGCTTCGGACACATCCAGAAGGGCTGCGAGAAAGTCAAGTGCTACAG GTGCGGCGAGATCGGACACGTCGCCGTCCAGTGCAGCAAGGCCAGCGAAGTCAACTGCTACAACTGCGGAAAGTCCGGCCACGTGGCGAAAGAATGCACCATCGAGGCCACCGCTTAA